In Aegilops tauschii subsp. strangulata cultivar AL8/78 chromosome 3, Aet v6.0, whole genome shotgun sequence, one genomic interval encodes:
- the LOC109767012 gene encoding two-pore potassium channel 3: protein MIPQPENCKLMNPSSNMSSMEEPLLPLFQRNQKYSSSKQDRSKSCDVPNRCAPSFHPDTNVKASLSTRNHPPATNENTDIVSTPTLQRVRSSPSIFTSIKEAPCAHELGKQSPSAQYTPSITRQAIVSVILYISIGVTVYMTNVEGFKGKSTFKLVDALYFTIISLCTIGYGDIVPCTTFTKVFTCLFLLIGVRFVDIMLNGLLTNVLDKQRTVLLSTMDDNKLNRVFDTYMIDAAKKRSRGKMKVLLALGVVAGTISICTIIVHEVEGLNWIDSFYLSVISVTTVGYGDYGFSTTAGRLSATVCLLVSTLAVGKAFLFLTDLRMDRRNRRTTKWILQKKMDNEPPAADLDNDAAVSKSDFMIYKLKEMGKIDEKDVTMISDQFDQLGLAKCGNVALADIIGNL, encoded by the exons ATGATACCCCAACCTGAGAACTGCAAGCTCATGAATCCTAGCTCAAATATGTCTTCCATGGAAGAGCCTCTGCTGCCTCTATTCCAGCGTAATCAGAAGTACTCTTCCTCCAAGCAAGACAGAAGCAAATCATGCGATGTCCCAAACAGGTGTGCACCTTCCTTTCATCCAGACACTAATGTCAAAGCTAGCCTCAGTACTCGCAATCATCCTCCAGCCACTAATGAAAACACCGATATAGTATCCACGCCGACTTTACAGCGGGTGCGTTCTTCACCTTCTATATTCACATCAATCAAAGAAGCTCCCTGTGCACATGAGCTTGGCAAGCAAAGCCCTTCTGCACAATACACACCATCAATTACAAGGCAGGCTATTGTTAGTGTCATCCTATACATCTCAATAGGAGTCACGGTGTACATGACAAATGTTGAAGGCTTCAAGGGGAAATCCACGTTTAAGTTAGTGGATGCCCTGTACTTCACCATCATAAGCTTGTGCACCATTGGGTATGGTGACATAGTCCCTTGCACTACCTTCACAAAGGTGTTCACATGCTTGTTTCTACTAATAGGTGTTCGCTTTGTTGACATTATGCTAAATGGACTGTTGACAAATGTGCTAGACAAGCAGAGAACAGTCCTACTTAGCACAATGGATGACAATAAGCTGAACAGGGTATTTGACACGTACATGATCGATGCTGCAAAGAAAAGGTCAAGAGGGAAGATGAAAGTACTACTTGCACTAGGCGTTGTTGCAGGGACTATCTCAATTTGTACAATCATAGTACATGAGGTGGAGGGCCTAAATTGGATTGACAGCTTCTATTTATCAGTCATTTCTGTGACAACAGTTGGATATGGGGATTATGGCTTCTCAACTACAGCTGGAAGGCTCTCCGCGACCGTGTGTCTGTTGGTGAGCACGTTGGCAGTTGGCAAGGCATTCTTGTTCCTAACGGATCTAAGGATGGACAGAAGGAACCGACGAACTACAAAATGGATCCTCCAGAAGAAAATGGACAATGAGCCACCTGCTGCAGACCTTGATAACGATGCAGCTGTAAG CAAATCAGACTTTATGATCTACAAGCTGAAAGAGATGGGGAAGATCGATGAGAAAGATGTCACGATGATCTCAGACCAGTTTGATCAGCTAGGCCTTGCAAAATGTGGAAATGTTGCTCTTGCTGACATAATTGGAAACTTATGA